A window of Costertonia aggregata contains these coding sequences:
- a CDS encoding c-type cytochrome encodes MRISLLFFALFFLFSIHYFQDDILLKSMDRGSKLYRKNCVVCHGKNGTGKGKRIPPLAQSDYLLNNIDKSIRGIKYGLKGEIMVNGVTYDKVMKPSGLTDPEITDIMNFILNSWDNTTETLITVETVKKVIKQ; translated from the coding sequence ATGAGAATTTCACTCCTGTTTTTTGCGTTGTTCTTTTTATTCTCAATACATTATTTCCAAGACGATATACTACTTAAAAGCATGGACAGGGGATCAAAATTATATAGAAAAAACTGTGTCGTCTGCCATGGTAAAAATGGTACGGGAAAAGGGAAGCGTATTCCGCCTTTGGCCCAATCGGATTATTTATTGAACAATATCGATAAAAGCATAAGAGGTATTAAATATGGGCTCAAGGGAGAAATCATGGTCAACGGTGTCACTTATGATAAGGTCATGAAACCATCTGGATTGACGGATCCAGAAATTACCGATATCATGAATTTTATCCTGAATAGTTGGGACAATACCACAGAAACTTTGATAACCGTGGAAACCGTAAAAAAAGTGATAAAGCAATAA
- the murQ gene encoding N-acetylmuramic acid 6-phosphate etherase, producing MSYKKITETPSLHDNLEQMDTTSMLTKINEEDQKVANAVAEVIPQITKLVDALAERFSKGGRLFYIGAGTSGRLGILDASEIPPTFGMPHERVVGLIAGGDTAIRKAVENAEDDKLQAWKDLMEYDINSDDVVVGIAASGTTPYVLGGLADAKKNGLLTGGITNNPGSPLAKLADITMAINVGPEFVTGSTRMKSGTSQKLVLNMISTALMIKIGRVKGNKMVNMQLTNTKLVDRGTRYLMEGLHVDYNEAERLLIKHGSVKKALDAEKK from the coding sequence ATGTCATATAAGAAAATTACAGAAACACCTTCGCTTCACGATAATTTGGAACAGATGGATACCACATCCATGCTGACCAAAATAAATGAAGAAGACCAAAAAGTCGCTAATGCCGTAGCTGAGGTTATTCCGCAAATTACCAAGCTTGTAGATGCTTTAGCGGAAAGGTTCAGCAAAGGTGGTCGTCTCTTCTACATAGGTGCGGGAACCAGTGGAAGATTGGGCATATTGGATGCCTCGGAAATTCCGCCTACTTTCGGAATGCCCCATGAAAGGGTTGTAGGCTTGATTGCCGGTGGGGATACCGCTATACGAAAAGCAGTGGAAAATGCCGAAGATGACAAGTTACAAGCCTGGAAAGATTTAATGGAGTACGATATCAATTCGGATGATGTAGTAGTTGGGATAGCTGCCTCAGGTACTACGCCTTATGTTTTGGGAGGTTTGGCCGATGCAAAAAAAAATGGGCTCCTTACGGGGGGCATAACCAACAATCCAGGGTCGCCTTTGGCAAAACTTGCCGATATAACGATGGCCATAAATGTAGGCCCCGAGTTTGTAACGGGTAGCACTCGTATGAAAAGTGGCACATCACAAAAATTGGTGCTCAACATGATATCTACCGCTTTGATGATTAAAATAGGTAGGGTAAAAGGCAACAAAATGGTAAATATGCAACTGACCAATACAAAACTCGTTGATCGTGGTACCCGTTACCTAATGGAAGGGTTGCACGTAGATTATAATGAAGCCGAACGGCTTTTAATCAAGCATGGCTCGGTCAAAAAGGCCTTGGACGCCGAGAAAAAATAA
- a CDS encoding DeoR/GlpR family DNA-binding transcription regulator, translating to MLKEERQQTILNEVELHNRILLTDIAETLDVSIDTIRRDVKELDADNRLRKVHGGAISLGFISSNTRNNNVYKLEEKSKIAEKAVKLLKAGSVIFLDGGTTCLELARSIPPNLGLTCFTHSIPVVMELLHKSNVTVILVGGQVSKESQIAIGANAIHNLSEIRVDYSFIGTGYVDSFYGLTEFDWDIVQVKKAIIKCSKKTVLLSISEKLNSQHRYKSCDINAINTMITELEPENQLLNSFRNHDIRLL from the coding sequence ATGTTAAAGGAAGAACGACAGCAAACTATCCTGAATGAAGTAGAGTTACATAATAGGATTTTGTTGACCGATATTGCCGAAACGCTGGATGTGTCAATAGACACTATTCGTAGAGATGTTAAGGAGTTGGATGCTGATAATAGACTGCGTAAGGTTCACGGTGGAGCCATATCCTTGGGATTTATTTCAAGTAACACCCGAAACAATAATGTATACAAGCTTGAAGAAAAGAGCAAGATTGCCGAAAAGGCCGTTAAACTTTTAAAAGCGGGTTCAGTAATTTTTTTGGATGGCGGTACCACTTGTCTGGAATTGGCGCGGTCAATCCCTCCGAACTTGGGCCTGACTTGCTTTACGCATAGTATTCCGGTAGTGATGGAATTGCTGCACAAGTCAAACGTAACCGTTATATTGGTGGGTGGTCAAGTGTCAAAAGAGTCCCAAATTGCCATTGGGGCCAATGCGATACACAACTTATCGGAAATCAGGGTAGATTACAGTTTTATAGGAACGGGTTACGTTGATTCTTTTTATGGACTTACCGAATTTGACTGGGATATCGTACAAGTAAAAAAAGCAATCATAAAATGCTCCAAAAAAACGGTACTTTTGTCGATATCCGAAAAGTTAAATTCCCAACATCGATATAAAAGCTGTGATATCAATGCGATCAACACCATGATAACCGAATTGGAACCAGAGAACCAACTCTTAAATTCTTTCAGAAACCACGATATTAGATTATTATAA
- the nagB gene encoding glucosamine-6-phosphate deaminase: MTIPATLLPATQKSKNDIGFKPVGQFEETRFEKIHNVIFDDSNTASIKVAEEIATLIRKKQKADKTCVLGLATGSSPIRVYEELVRMHKEEGLSFSNVVTFNLDEYLPMEKDNRQSYWYFMHEHLFNHIDIPKENVHIPDGTITGDQVLEYCLAYEKRIREFGGLDFQLLGIGRTGHIGFNEPGSHYNSGTRVITLDHITRVDAAPSFLGIDHVPRKAITMGIATVRSAKRIVLLGWGQNKAEIIKKTVEGEISSHVPATYLQQHKNCTFVLDTGAGSELTRNKTPWLVDESLEWTKNLTAKAVVWLCGETGKSILSLTDKDYNDNGMSGLLAQQDSYDLNIKMFNRLQHTITGWPGGKPNADDTNRPERAEPAKKRVIIFSPHPDDDVISMGGTFDRLVEQGHEVHVVYQTSGNIAVSDTDALRYAEISKRINPSTEAQTIIDSIKAKKESSFDTIEVRKLKGNIRRGESYAATRYVGLKDENVYFLDLPFYETGTIKKNNLSEEDIEIMMDIIIKVKPHQIYAAGDLADPHGTHKVCLDAVLGAMKRLQSEKFMKDCWLWLYRGAWHEWDINEIEMAVPMSPDQVLKKRYAIFCHQSQKDGVMFQGDDSREFWMRAEERNRDTAQKYRALGLSDYAAMEAFVRYKFDQA; encoded by the coding sequence ATGACGATACCAGCGACCTTGTTACCAGCGACCCAAAAATCAAAAAACGATATTGGCTTTAAACCTGTTGGTCAGTTCGAAGAAACAAGATTTGAGAAAATTCACAATGTAATCTTCGATGACTCCAATACCGCATCCATCAAAGTCGCAGAAGAGATCGCAACGCTCATACGCAAAAAACAGAAAGCCGATAAAACCTGCGTATTGGGTCTTGCCACTGGCTCCTCACCTATACGGGTATATGAGGAACTGGTAAGAATGCACAAAGAGGAAGGGTTGAGTTTTTCCAATGTTGTCACTTTTAATTTGGACGAATATTTACCTATGGAAAAAGATAACAGGCAGAGCTATTGGTATTTTATGCACGAACATTTGTTCAACCATATAGATATTCCAAAAGAAAACGTTCATATCCCCGATGGTACCATAACCGGCGACCAAGTGTTGGAATATTGTTTGGCCTATGAAAAAAGGATACGCGAATTTGGAGGTCTGGATTTTCAACTTTTAGGTATAGGCAGAACGGGCCATATTGGCTTTAACGAACCAGGATCGCACTACAATTCGGGAACAAGGGTCATAACCTTGGACCACATTACAAGAGTTGATGCAGCACCGTCCTTTTTAGGTATAGACCATGTACCAAGAAAAGCCATTACCATGGGTATCGCAACCGTCAGAAGTGCGAAAAGAATAGTGTTGTTGGGTTGGGGACAGAACAAAGCAGAAATTATCAAAAAAACGGTAGAAGGTGAAATATCCTCACACGTACCTGCAACTTATCTACAACAGCATAAGAATTGCACCTTTGTATTAGATACGGGTGCGGGCAGCGAACTTACAAGGAACAAAACTCCTTGGCTGGTAGACGAATCGCTGGAATGGACAAAAAACCTTACCGCAAAAGCGGTTGTTTGGCTATGTGGAGAAACGGGTAAATCTATTTTAAGCCTTACGGATAAAGACTATAACGATAACGGTATGTCCGGCCTATTGGCACAGCAAGATTCATATGACCTCAACATAAAAATGTTCAACAGGTTGCAACATACCATAACCGGTTGGCCGGGAGGTAAACCCAACGCCGATGACACCAACCGACCTGAAAGAGCGGAACCCGCCAAAAAGCGAGTTATCATTTTTAGCCCACATCCGGATGATGATGTAATATCAATGGGCGGTACATTTGATAGATTGGTAGAACAAGGGCATGAAGTGCATGTAGTATACCAAACATCGGGAAATATCGCCGTTTCCGATACCGATGCCCTGAGATATGCTGAGATATCAAAAAGAATCAACCCTTCAACAGAAGCCCAGACCATCATAGATTCCATAAAGGCGAAAAAGGAAAGTAGTTTTGACACTATAGAAGTACGCAAACTTAAAGGTAACATAAGAAGGGGGGAATCTTATGCAGCTACACGTTATGTTGGCCTAAAGGATGAAAATGTGTATTTCTTGGACCTACCTTTCTATGAGACAGGGACCATAAAAAAGAACAACCTGTCCGAAGAAGATATCGAAATAATGATGGATATCATTATAAAGGTAAAACCCCATCAAATCTATGCTGCCGGTGATTTGGCCGACCCCCACGGTACCCATAAAGTATGTTTGGATGCCGTCCTTGGGGCCATGAAACGCTTGCAGTCAGAAAAATTTATGAAAGACTGCTGGCTTTGGTTGTATCGCGGCGCATGGCACGAATGGGATATCAATGAAATAGAAATGGCAGTCCCCATGAGTCCCGACCAAGTACTCAAAAAAAGATATGCGATTTTTTGTCATCAATCCCAAAAGGACGGGGTCATGTTTCAAGGAGACGACTCAAGGGAATTTTGGATGCGCGCCGAAGAACGCAATAGGGATACCGCGCAAAAGTACAGAGCACTCGGACTTTCCGATTATGCGGCCATGGAAGCTTTTGTGCGTTACAAATTTGACCAAGCTTAA
- a CDS encoding DeoR/GlpR family DNA-binding transcription regulator — translation MLKEERHQIILNEVRIHNRVLLTDIADLLNVSADTIRRDIKVLHDDKKLKKVHGGAISLGFNNYNGVVNNIYSLDKKTQIAKKAIQLLKDGQVVLISGGTTNVEIAKLIPPRLKLTCFTPSLQVAIQMLNKPHIETIFIGGKLSNNSQITVGGVAISMLSQIKSDICFLGTNSIDLEEGITEFDWEIVQIKKAMIKASKKIVSPSISEKLNSVQRYKICQIEDIDILITELEPSDEKLRKFANKKITIL, via the coding sequence ATGTTAAAAGAAGAAAGACATCAGATTATCCTAAACGAGGTACGTATCCATAACAGGGTTTTACTGACCGATATCGCAGATCTTTTGAATGTTTCCGCAGATACCATACGTAGGGATATCAAAGTATTGCATGATGACAAAAAGTTAAAAAAAGTACATGGTGGGGCCATATCCTTAGGGTTCAATAACTACAATGGTGTAGTGAACAATATTTATTCTCTGGATAAAAAGACCCAAATCGCCAAAAAAGCGATACAACTCTTAAAGGATGGTCAAGTAGTCTTAATCAGCGGGGGCACCACCAATGTGGAAATCGCCAAGTTGATACCACCTCGCTTAAAATTGACCTGCTTTACACCTAGTCTGCAAGTCGCCATCCAAATGTTGAACAAACCCCATATTGAAACCATTTTCATCGGCGGAAAGCTCTCCAACAATTCCCAAATAACCGTTGGGGGCGTGGCCATTAGCATGTTGTCACAGATAAAAAGCGATATTTGTTTTCTTGGTACCAATAGTATAGACCTAGAGGAAGGTATAACGGAATTTGACTGGGAAATCGTTCAAATAAAAAAGGCGATGATCAAGGCCTCCAAGAAAATCGTATCTCCCTCCATTTCCGAAAAGCTGAATTCCGTGCAACGATACAAAATCTGTCAGATTGAAGATATTGATATCTTGATTACCGAATTGGAACCTTCCGATGAAAAATTGCGAAAATTCGCGAACAAAAAAATTACGATACTTTAA
- a CDS encoding SusC/RagA family TonB-linked outer membrane protein — MKKINLIGKKLHHSLLLLLFLAVSNLTSGQTTPYSFSGNVTDQSSGIPVAGASIFIENTTTGTVTDFDGNYSFRANLEPGEYILVASYLGYSTKKIPISLGASNDVVNDISLQEDLLSLDEVVVTGNTIGVNKRTLGNAISSVKAEDLVNNGATAVDQAISGKITGALVQQNSGDPAGGISIRLRGPATITGNSDPLYIVDGILISNSSNQLIDLGGNAQNRLADINPNDVERIEIIKGAAAAAIYGSRASNGVVQIFTKKGKSGEPKFSFSTNVRVNELRKQIRYNDTPLAWVDPADRDNLETVPVTRFNLQDSFFGSGFGLENNLSVSGGNEKTTYYLSASHLDNEGIIVNSNFNRIGFKANITQKAFDWLDITGGFNYVRSTSNDIPNGGINSAYGAITGFLFSDNSVNPFPDESGVYPVTSLLVPRTNPLEAVNRFDFGQKVNRFITSVGLNAKITDKLSANYTLGIDYFNQSATAFIPLNNTSTNPNGFARRSDINNFQYNSDLNLTYKTPITDDINSTTTLGGSWQYEEFDRIGITADGLPPIVETAESGSVLAQGESRSQISYWGSFVQQSFGYKNKLYINGALRVDGASTFGENERNQLYAKASLSYILSEEDFWKNTFGDTFNVFKIRGSWGQAGNLTALSAYQRFTVLSPDAINGLPSLTPSTSQGDLNIAPERQDEIEFGFDAGLFNNRLGLEFTYYKQDVTDLLLPRELAPSTGFGTRLENIGNLENEGLELLLRGTPVKTKDFSWEVTATYSKNENTVTNVAGGGQFALGGSFSTNFVIEGEPLGVFYRQYYARNNDGSLLLDAAGYPQSERGNPDTGEIGRDADGQPVGSTLSKVIGDPNPDWFGSLINEFTYKDFSFRIQLDAVQGFDIFNWNRRLLDNRLFGGGFNYGQEIAGNRLKNLGQAQANIFEEFVEDGSFVKLRELAINYNIRSPFKSVDNIRLSLVGRNLISWDSYSGWDPEINTAGQSNGVRGFDFAGVPIPRTYQFGVNVSF, encoded by the coding sequence ATGAAAAAAATTAATCTAATTGGGAAGAAGTTGCACCATTCACTATTGTTATTATTATTTTTAGCAGTTAGCAACTTAACTTCCGGACAAACGACACCGTATTCCTTTTCGGGAAATGTAACGGACCAAAGCAGTGGGATACCCGTTGCGGGAGCATCTATTTTTATTGAAAACACTACAACAGGCACCGTTACCGATTTTGATGGCAACTACTCCTTTAGGGCAAACTTAGAACCTGGCGAGTATATTCTGGTCGCTAGTTATCTAGGCTACTCTACGAAAAAAATCCCAATATCCCTTGGAGCTTCGAATGATGTGGTGAACGATATTTCGCTACAAGAAGATTTACTTAGTTTGGATGAAGTAGTTGTTACAGGAAACACTATTGGCGTTAACAAGAGGACGCTCGGTAATGCGATTTCATCTGTAAAAGCAGAAGATTTGGTAAATAATGGTGCCACTGCTGTTGACCAAGCTATTTCTGGTAAAATTACAGGGGCATTGGTTCAACAAAACTCTGGAGATCCAGCAGGGGGTATAAGTATACGATTAAGGGGACCTGCAACCATTACAGGTAATTCTGATCCTTTATACATAGTAGATGGCATCCTGATAAGCAACTCCAGTAATCAATTAATTGATTTAGGTGGCAATGCCCAAAATAGGTTGGCAGATATTAATCCTAACGATGTGGAACGCATAGAAATTATCAAAGGTGCAGCAGCTGCTGCTATTTACGGGTCAAGGGCCAGTAATGGTGTTGTACAGATTTTTACGAAAAAAGGGAAATCTGGCGAACCAAAATTTAGTTTTTCTACCAATGTTAGGGTAAATGAACTGAGAAAACAAATCAGATATAACGATACTCCTCTAGCATGGGTAGACCCAGCTGATAGAGATAATCTGGAAACGGTACCGGTAACAAGATTTAATTTACAGGATTCATTTTTCGGATCTGGGTTCGGGCTTGAGAATAATTTATCAGTAAGTGGTGGTAATGAAAAAACAACCTATTACCTGTCTGCTTCACATTTGGACAATGAAGGCATAATCGTTAATTCAAATTTCAATAGAATAGGCTTCAAGGCCAATATTACTCAAAAAGCTTTCGATTGGCTAGATATTACGGGAGGATTTAATTATGTAAGAAGTACCAGCAATGATATTCCTAACGGAGGTATTAACTCTGCCTATGGTGCCATCACAGGCTTTTTATTCAGTGACAACTCGGTTAATCCTTTTCCAGATGAATCTGGAGTCTATCCTGTAACTTCTTTGTTGGTTCCAAGAACAAATCCGCTAGAAGCAGTAAACAGGTTTGATTTTGGCCAAAAAGTAAATAGGTTCATAACAAGTGTTGGTTTAAATGCCAAAATAACGGATAAATTGTCTGCAAACTACACGCTAGGTATAGATTATTTTAACCAATCTGCAACAGCGTTTATTCCTTTAAACAATACTTCTACAAATCCTAACGGATTTGCCAGACGTTCAGATATCAATAACTTTCAGTACAATAGTGACCTGAATTTAACATACAAGACACCTATTACCGATGATATAAATTCTACAACGACACTTGGTGGTTCTTGGCAGTATGAAGAGTTCGATAGAATTGGAATAACTGCTGATGGTCTTCCACCCATTGTGGAAACCGCAGAAAGTGGTAGTGTTCTGGCTCAGGGAGAAAGTAGATCACAAATATCCTATTGGGGGTCATTCGTACAACAGTCTTTCGGCTACAAAAACAAACTTTATATAAATGGGGCTTTAAGGGTAGATGGTGCTTCTACTTTTGGAGAAAACGAAAGAAATCAATTATATGCGAAAGCAAGCTTATCATACATACTTTCTGAAGAAGATTTCTGGAAAAATACCTTTGGTGATACGTTTAACGTATTTAAGATTAGAGGTTCTTGGGGGCAAGCAGGTAATTTGACTGCGCTTTCGGCTTATCAAAGATTTACCGTACTAAGCCCAGATGCAATCAATGGTCTACCCAGTTTAACTCCGAGTACTAGTCAAGGAGATTTGAATATCGCACCTGAACGTCAAGATGAAATAGAGTTTGGCTTTGATGCAGGTTTGTTCAATAATAGACTGGGATTGGAATTTACCTACTACAAACAAGATGTGACTGATTTACTTTTGCCTAGAGAATTGGCACCATCTACAGGTTTTGGAACCCGACTTGAAAACATCGGAAATTTAGAAAATGAAGGTTTGGAATTACTGTTAAGGGGAACTCCTGTAAAAACCAAGGATTTTTCTTGGGAGGTTACCGCTACCTACTCTAAAAATGAAAATACGGTAACCAATGTTGCTGGTGGAGGACAATTTGCACTAGGCGGTAGTTTTTCTACGAATTTTGTAATAGAGGGAGAACCCTTAGGTGTTTTCTACAGACAATATTATGCTAGAAATAATGACGGGTCTTTATTGTTAGATGCAGCTGGATATCCACAATCAGAAAGAGGTAACCCAGATACTGGAGAGATTGGCAGAGATGCTGATGGTCAACCTGTTGGTTCTACTTTGAGTAAGGTAATCGGGGACCCCAATCCAGATTGGTTTGGATCTTTAATAAATGAGTTCACCTACAAGGATTTTAGCTTTAGAATACAATTGGATGCCGTGCAAGGGTTTGATATCTTCAACTGGAATAGGCGTTTATTGGACAACAGACTATTTGGAGGTGGTTTCAATTATGGTCAAGAAATTGCCGGCAATAGGCTAAAAAATCTAGGACAGGCACAAGCAAATATATTTGAGGAATTTGTCGAAGACGGTTCGTTTGTAAAATTAAGGGAGCTTGCTATCAATTATAATATTAGATCACCTTTTAAATCGGTAGATAACATTAGACTAAGTCTAGTAGGCAGAAATCTTATTTCTTGGGACAGCTACAGTGGTTGGGATCCCGAAATAAATACGGCAGGACAAAGTAATGGCGTTAGAGGTTTTGATTTTGCAGGTGTTCCAATCCCTAGAACATATCAATTTGGGGTTAACGTAAGCTTTTAA
- a CDS encoding RagB/SusD family nutrient uptake outer membrane protein, producing MKNIFKKYSLVFTLGALALLINSCETDFDNPNAATAEQTFSSREGILAATVGMQQLYSTTGLRWIIETPAITTREGGITTTFLNMIELEDGGSGLPNFNSNVQGLWTTMLRVMKIAEDIESNVDNVELAAGTRSGLIAYSKLFKAMAIGSLAQNYEQVITQTSNNNDATFTPRLQAFQVAIDLLNEGKSALSANPVSSEFENAVTLGNIDVLNTINAMLARYNLFAGNYDQAISDANNVDSNSTSVFTYDNINLNPIYNRVFLNGISNFKPRDNFGLPAEFVFDPADGRLSFYLASLDENNQNGLPIEDLLGFFVESTGSIPLYIPDEMNLIIAEANLRKSSPDIAAATQAINEVRTDNDDPLGVNANIGAYSGAATVEALLDEVYQNRRAELFLTGLSLEDSRRFNRPEPSGAAMIYTEERNRNFYPYPDLERNSNPNTPDDPQL from the coding sequence ATGAAAAATATATTCAAAAAATATAGTTTGGTATTTACTTTAGGGGCTCTAGCCCTTCTGATAAATTCCTGCGAAACCGATTTTGACAATCCTAATGCCGCTACGGCAGAGCAAACGTTTTCTTCCAGAGAAGGAATATTGGCAGCTACCGTGGGGATGCAGCAACTATATTCAACTACTGGATTAAGATGGATAATAGAAACCCCTGCTATAACGACACGAGAAGGTGGTATTACCACGACTTTTCTGAATATGATAGAGTTAGAAGATGGCGGATCAGGTTTACCAAACTTTAATTCTAATGTTCAGGGATTATGGACAACGATGTTAAGGGTAATGAAGATAGCCGAGGATATAGAAAGTAATGTTGACAATGTTGAATTGGCAGCTGGTACGCGAAGTGGTTTGATTGCTTATTCAAAATTGTTCAAAGCTATGGCAATCGGTAGTTTGGCACAAAATTATGAGCAAGTTATAACTCAAACCAGCAATAATAATGATGCAACTTTCACCCCAAGGCTTCAAGCTTTTCAAGTAGCGATAGATTTGTTGAACGAAGGTAAATCTGCGTTATCGGCAAACCCGGTTTCTTCAGAATTTGAAAATGCAGTTACGCTAGGAAACATAGACGTTCTTAATACGATTAATGCCATGTTGGCTCGTTACAACCTTTTTGCTGGCAATTATGATCAAGCTATAAGCGATGCCAATAATGTAGATTCAAATTCTACATCTGTTTTTACTTACGACAACATTAACTTAAATCCAATTTACAATAGGGTTTTCCTTAATGGTATTTCAAATTTTAAGCCAAGGGATAATTTTGGCCTGCCCGCAGAATTTGTTTTTGATCCTGCCGATGGTAGACTATCATTTTACTTGGCGTCATTGGATGAGAACAATCAAAATGGGTTACCCATAGAGGATCTTCTAGGGTTCTTCGTAGAAAGTACAGGATCAATACCCTTGTATATTCCCGATGAAATGAATTTGATAATTGCAGAAGCCAATTTGAGAAAAAGCTCTCCAGATATAGCAGCTGCAACACAAGCGATCAACGAGGTTAGAACAGATAATGATGACCCATTGGGAGTGAATGCAAATATAGGAGCTTACTCAGGGGCCGCTACCGTAGAAGCTTTATTGGACGAAGTGTATCAAAACAGAAGGGCGGAATTATTTTTAACAGGATTGAGTTTGGAAGATAGTAGACGTTTTAACAGGCCCGAACCAAGCGGAGCGGCGATGATTTACACAGAAGAGCGCAACAGAAACTTTTACCCTTATCCCGATTTGGAGCGTAACAGCAATCCAAATACGCCTGATGATCCGCAATTATAA
- a CDS encoding glycoside hydrolase family 10 protein, with the protein MKNVLLFVVASLLFSCSPYKSVPQPKTEFRGFWVATVVNIDWPKNAKDPVEKQKADYLKILDFYENLNFNAAIVQIRTAGDAFYDSQHAPWSRYLTGEEGKAPNTGIDILEWMIHETHKRGMEFHAWLNPYRATFDLKTDSLSPEHDYNQHPEWMLKYGKKYYYNPGLPQVRDKLVSIMREVVQGYDIDAIHFDDYFYPYKIKGEIFGDSIAYQKYAHPDLALEDWRRSNVDSLVKNIHKVIKSEKPWVQFGISPFGVWKNISTDPKGSDTKAGQTTYEDLYADPLLWMKKGWIDYLAPQAYWSMHLPVASHKTIVNWWAENSDNTNLYIGNGTYKIRNNSDKAWKKKKEIPNQIKLARNNNQVAGNIFFSAKSLMQKNKDVTRLLKRHFYQQKALPPVSPLHQQKKDNAIEYLSQIKIKDSVQFNFSTLENQGYALIYEAEKEILPNYPMNKLILKKLLNGTDSFSIYKNHIKRKKQIAITFLDKFGRESKPILIAVKQAK; encoded by the coding sequence ATGAAAAACGTACTACTGTTTGTTGTAGCTAGCTTGCTGTTTTCATGTTCCCCTTATAAATCCGTTCCGCAACCAAAAACGGAATTTCGTGGATTTTGGGTAGCCACGGTCGTTAATATCGATTGGCCAAAAAATGCAAAGGACCCAGTAGAAAAGCAGAAAGCAGATTATTTAAAAATTCTCGATTTTTACGAAAACTTAAATTTCAATGCAGCTATTGTACAAATACGTACTGCGGGAGATGCATTTTACGATTCGCAACATGCCCCATGGTCCAGATATCTCACCGGGGAAGAGGGCAAAGCACCCAATACAGGTATAGATATATTGGAATGGATGATACATGAGACCCACAAACGGGGAATGGAGTTTCATGCCTGGCTCAACCCCTATCGCGCTACTTTTGATTTGAAAACGGATAGTTTGAGCCCCGAACATGATTATAACCAACACCCCGAATGGATGTTAAAATACGGTAAAAAGTACTATTACAATCCGGGTTTACCACAAGTAAGAGACAAATTGGTTTCGATAATGCGAGAAGTTGTGCAGGGCTACGATATAGATGCCATACATTTTGATGATTATTTTTATCCCTACAAAATAAAAGGTGAGATATTTGGAGATTCAATTGCTTACCAGAAATACGCCCATCCCGACCTAGCTTTGGAAGATTGGCGACGAAGCAACGTAGACTCTTTGGTGAAAAACATACACAAGGTCATTAAATCGGAAAAGCCTTGGGTGCAGTTTGGCATTAGTCCGTTCGGGGTTTGGAAAAATATATCAACAGACCCAAAGGGTTCTGATACCAAGGCAGGCCAAACCACATACGAAGACTTATATGCAGACCCGTTGTTATGGATGAAAAAAGGTTGGATAGACTATTTGGCACCACAAGCCTATTGGAGCATGCACCTACCGGTGGCGTCACATAAAACCATTGTAAACTGGTGGGCCGAAAACAGTGATAATACCAATTTATACATTGGTAATGGCACCTATAAAATCAGAAACAATAGCGACAAAGCTTGGAAAAAGAAAAAAGAAATACCAAATCAGATTAAACTGGCCCGAAACAACAATCAGGTAGCAGGAAATATTTTTTTTAGCGCCAAAAGTTTGATGCAGAAAAATAAGGATGTGACGCGACTACTAAAAAGGCATTTTTACCAGCAGAAAGCACTACCGCCTGTTTCCCCATTACACCAGCAAAAAAAAGATAATGCTATTGAATATCTTTCACAAATTAAAATTAAGGATAGTGTTCAATTTAACTTCAGTACTTTGGAAAACCAGGGATATGCCTTGATTTATGAAGCGGAAAAAGAAATATTGCCCAATTATCCCATGAACAAATTAATCTTAAAAAAGCTCTTGAACGGTACCGATTCCTTTTCGATTTATAAAAATCATATTAAAAGAAAGAAACAGATAGCCATAACTTTTTTGGATAAATTTGGAAGGGAAAGCAAACCAATACTAATAGCCGTTAAACAAGCCAAATGA